Genomic DNA from Salvia miltiorrhiza cultivar Shanhuang (shh) chromosome 1, IMPLAD_Smil_shh, whole genome shotgun sequence:
ATAAGATGTGATTTTCTCAATAACCAACCCTAATCAACAACACTTTGTATAGAATATTAAACATTTGTCGCGATGCATATTGATTGACTCATGCAACCAGCAAATATTAATATACCCAGCgactaaataattaattaactaataataaataaacaaataaaacaaaagaaatgatGACACAACAAAACTAATTGTCGATTGAGTCAAACATAGTGAATAACAAAGACGTGCATCCTCCCCCTCAAGAACAAAGCATTATTCTAAAAAACCACAAACCACAACAAAAGACTAATGCAACAACAAAATCCAACCACAAAAGTACCACAACAAACGCCTAATCAAACAACACGAACACGAAAACAAAGAGGAGACGAGAGAGTATCCAACAACACCAACACGAAAGCAAAGAGGAGACGAGAACAACGTTGTCATACACGAATCTTGTTTCCTTTGATACACTGAAGCACACGCTTTCCATGTGGGTGGCTATGCAGGTTGGGATTATTGGCCTGAATCAGACTGATCATGGCGCTGCGCAGACCTCCCTGCAAATTCAAACTCATATAATTAAGTAAGAGTAGAaaagaattgaagaaaatatatgtTACCTTAGAGGCTGCAAAGGCAGATTGAGCAACGTAGTTGCCGAAGGGATCTTGAAGAACCCTCAAGAAATGCGGGCTGTAGATGAGTTCCTCAATGATGGGGATGATTTGGGTATCTTGAGTGATGTCAGGATCCTTGAGGAATTTCTCCACCACATTGGATCCGTATTTGCTCATGGACAAGGACACGATGTTGCCAGATAGCTGGGCGATGATGTTGCCTGTGGCGTGCGCCATTCTCAGTCCCAGAATGTACTGAACCACGTAGTTGCCGTACGGATGCTCCGACAGCATGAGGGCGTTGGAGGTGATCTCAGATATCAGGCGGTCGCGCGGCTCCCCCACCGCGTGCTCCACGCATTGTTGGAGAACGCAGCATCCGCTTTTGTCCGTCGCAATCTCCATGCAGTGATCCGCTACCACGTTCAGTATATGCTGATAAACAAACCCTAATTAGCAAGTATAAGTGAAAACACAGTCCACTCATTAGGTTTAGGGTTACCTTTTTATCTTCAACAGAATAGAATTTCAAGAAATACTGAATGACATGATGGCCGTTCATGCTCTTGGTGAGTGGAAGAGTTATACGCCTCAGAACTGATATCAGACGAGACCTTTGCTCCGCCGTCGTCAGAAACTCAAGCAATCTCTGCACAGATCTACTTCTGCATATATacaacattaattttaaaattcaaaatgttgatcatcatcatatatatacatacatacatacccGTGCGTATCAACGCAGATATCCATGAATCTGTGCTCGTCATTGATGACCGCCATGAGCAAGTGTGTCATCTGCTCTTGATTGCAGGCGGCCAGGAATTTCTGCACCAGATAATTCCCAAATTGATCCACCATCAATTCGCATATATGATCCTTCACCTCCATAAATATCATCTGAATCTCCTCCGGCTTCCCCTCCTCGAACTTACTCTGCAGGAATCTGCATCCGTTCTGATCCGTCGCCACTGAGAAGATCTTCCCCCTCAAATCCTTCAACGACGTCAAGCTTCGACCTCGGCCCATCCCCAATTCATATGAATTTCGGAATTGactattattatgattatacCCGTTCAAATTCGTATTATCCCTCCAAGAATTGTACAGATTGTCGTCGAAATCGGAATTCATGTACAATCCTCTCGCCGCCGATTGGATCCTCATCTGCCGCATGTCAATAATGTTTCTCCCGTTGTTGTTGTCGTTCAACATCGAGTAGTTCCGGCCGCCGTTGTAATTAGGCTGCGGTGCCGTAATTAATGCCGAAGGCCGGACGGTCGGCATGACGCTGAGCCTCGCAAATTCGGATTCCAGCAGCGCTTGGTCGTCGGCGTAGCGAGGGCTGATGTGGACGCCCGTGCCGTTCATGTTCAGATGGTTGCCGGCGGTAAGAAAATCGTTGTTGTGCTGCTGGTGATTGACGAaaccggcggcggcggcgggtaGCTGGTTTCCGGCGGCCCAGAATTGGGAATTGGAATTGGGCTGGtcggattggagatagtggttggcggcggcggcagcgaaaAACGCTGCGtggtggtggtttccggtggCATCGGGGTGGTGGTGGTTTCCAGTCATAGAGAATTCTTGAAAAGCTGCGAAATTTCTGAACAACTCAACACCGTCACGGCGATCCATGGTATTGTAACCGATGAACCTAGAGAGGAAATTCTTGGTTTTAATTTAAGTGTGCAGAGGGTTTTTTAGCGAAAAGGAATTTGAAGGGTAGATTATATCATGATGGCGGCTGTATGCTTCTCAAGAGATTGATTCTAAAGAGAGAGATAAAAACCCCCGATATGTTTGCAGCAAATTAGCAACGATCATTAgggttttatttcttttagttGCCGAGGCTGTAATCGTCTGTGCCATCCGATCCCATGCATATCCCCTATTGATTTGATTTATTCGGTTATTCCTATATCTTTGGAGCCTTCATAATATCTCATCTTAATTTAAAACGAATCACATTGTATATCTTTATTATATCTATACGGAGAACCACTCCCACAAATAATACTAAGTTATATTTTCTCGCCAAAACCACCATActattattgaaaatattttttttaattttatttatttgttcatttggTCTACTCTAAATCATATAAATATCTTTatgttataactttttattcatAGAATTTATCACATTTTCACGGTTTTTTTAAGGATTATTGGCGCATAACACAAACTTTGgatcaattttgatttttaacacGAATCTTAAAAAATGTGttaaaaaatacatcaatttattaattgtagtaattttaacacgAACTCTATTTCCGAACAAATAAAGCTAATTTGACATGCTGAAATATTGATGTGGACAAATCACATTATATAGGGAtgattgcccataaaatactgaactttaatccaattctgattttgcacataaactttGAATTGTACcatgataattactaaacttttgattttatttgattttgctactaatccaaattccagccaaataccaagctaaaatatataatatggtgtgccaattttgacgtggcgtatttattcttgcgtgacaattggttggcaaaataatattttttttatttaatttcataacaataaaaaaaacacaaagtaaataactcaaattgtcaataatctaatatatcaaatcaaataatagtattttttagttgaattaattaattgaataaattcaataatagtaaggggattcttcgaatttaggtgtgtcagccaaaaaatattttaattatcaataacttaatatataaaaaaaattatttagctaaataatactccctccgtccatgaaagaacttcctaggagggagtggcacggattttaagaaaaaatattgttgagtgtattgagagtggataaaaggtagttgagtgtattgggagtggtgaaaagttgttataattaatattgagagttgtgaaaagtgaaaagtaagaggattataagtggtggagtatagtcctaggaagttcttttgtggacgtcccaaaaaggaaagatagaaagttcttttgtgg
This window encodes:
- the LOC131005300 gene encoding pumilio homolog 12-like — its product is MDRRDGVELFRNFAAFQEFSMTGNHHHPDATGNHHHAAFFAAAAANHYLQSDQPNSNSQFWAAGNQLPAAAAGFVNHQQHNNDFLTAGNHLNMNGTGVHISPRYADDQALLESEFARLSVMPTVRPSALITAPQPNYNGGRNYSMLNDNNNGRNIIDMRQMRIQSAARGLYMNSDFDDNLYNSWRDNTNLNGYNHNNSQFRNSYELGMGRGRSLTSLKDLRGKIFSVATDQNGCRFLQSKFEEGKPEEIQMIFMEVKDHICELMVDQFGNYLVQKFLAACNQEQMTHLLMAVINDEHRFMDICVDTHGSRSVQRLLEFLTTAEQRSRLISVLRRITLPLTKSMNGHHVIQYFLKFYSVEDKKHILNVVADHCMEIATDKSGCCVLQQCVEHAVGEPRDRLISEITSNALMLSEHPYGNYVVQYILGLRMAHATGNIIAQLSGNIVSLSMSKYGSNVVEKFLKDPDITQDTQIIPIIEELIYSPHFLRVLQDPFGNYVAQSAFAASKGGLRSAMISLIQANNPNLHSHPHGKRVLQCIKGNKIRV